The proteins below are encoded in one region of Mycobacterium pseudokansasii:
- a CDS encoding excalibur calcium-binding domain-containing protein, producing the protein MVNIPRSDPHYRADLDLNHNGIACEFVADWPSTS; encoded by the coding sequence ATGGTCAATATCCCGCGGAGCGACCCGCACTACCGCGCCGATCTCGACCTCAACCACAACGGCATCGCGTGTGAATTCGTAGCCGACTGGCCTTCGACGTCATAA
- a CDS encoding NAD-dependent epimerase/dehydratase family protein has translation MKTLVTGSTGLVGSALVECLLARGHEVRALARKTSDLTHLRATQAEVVVGDITDYETLPPIVQGIETVFHAAAKVTPGWGRWDEFEKTTVHGTENMLRASAAAGVRRFLHVSSCAVYGDACQEGDIPVDESTPTIVQKTPLTYYDYAKLLAERACWKYHRQGKIQVSMIRIGTAYGPRDKLFCDRVYNQTSFPVMIWPGRANPRYSIVYVYDVAELAILAATNDKAVGQVYNVAGRPVRLKQFTEAMIEARGIRRHWITMPYAMAWLWCYAIETIAKLRRSEEMPYLTLATLRNLYTENYLDGTKARKELGWQPTTSLREGTRQYVLWRRANEE, from the coding sequence ATGAAGACACTCGTTACGGGAAGCACCGGGCTGGTCGGAAGCGCACTCGTCGAATGTCTCCTGGCCAGGGGTCACGAGGTTCGTGCGCTAGCCCGAAAGACATCCGATCTTACTCATCTCCGGGCCACTCAGGCGGAGGTCGTCGTCGGCGACATTACCGACTACGAAACCTTGCCGCCGATCGTTCAAGGCATCGAAACGGTTTTTCACGCGGCGGCAAAGGTCACTCCGGGGTGGGGGAGATGGGACGAGTTCGAGAAAACGACGGTGCACGGTACGGAGAATATGCTGAGAGCCAGCGCTGCGGCCGGGGTCCGACGTTTTCTTCATGTCAGTTCGTGCGCGGTATACGGCGATGCCTGCCAAGAAGGTGATATTCCGGTCGACGAATCAACCCCGACAATAGTGCAGAAGACACCATTGACCTACTACGACTACGCAAAGCTGCTCGCGGAGCGGGCCTGCTGGAAATACCATCGACAGGGCAAAATCCAGGTCTCGATGATCAGGATAGGCACGGCGTATGGCCCGCGTGACAAGCTTTTCTGTGATCGGGTCTACAACCAGACCTCTTTTCCCGTCATGATCTGGCCGGGCCGGGCGAATCCGCGATACTCGATTGTTTATGTATACGACGTCGCTGAATTGGCTATCCTGGCGGCTACCAACGACAAGGCGGTCGGACAGGTGTACAACGTCGCCGGGAGACCCGTAAGGCTAAAGCAGTTCACCGAGGCCATGATCGAAGCGCGCGGAATACGGCGGCATTGGATAACCATGCCCTACGCCATGGCCTGGCTGTGGTGTTATGCGATAGAAACCATCGCTAAGTTGCGGCGCTCCGAGGAAATGCCGTACCTGACACTGGCAACTCTGCGCAACCTGTACACCGAGAATTATCTTGACGGCACCAAGGCCAGGAAAGAACTCGGATGGCAGCCCACCACGTCACTGCGGGAAGGCACCCGACAATATGTTCTGTGGCGGCGCGCCAACGAAGAGTGA